A window of Myxococcota bacterium genomic DNA:
TACTCGTCGCGCGGCAGCCCGACGCGAGACACGATCTTCTCGAGCACGGCGTCCTGCGAGATGTCCTCGAGGTCGCCCCAGTAAGTCTCGAACACGGCGCGGGCGTAGGGTGGAAGGGCGCCGCGCTCGTTGGCCCAGAGCGCGCCCCGCATGGCCTTCACGCTGTTCACGGGAAACACCGGCGGCTGACCGATGCGCAGCCCGTAGTGACGCGTCCAGTCGCGCAGGTCCTTGGCGTAGTAGCGCGCCTTGGGCACGACCGGCTTCGCGCGCTGCTCGTACACGCTGGGATTCACGGAATTGAACACCCCGCCCACCAGGATCGGGCGCCACGAGAGCTCGGCCCGCGTCTCGGCGCACAGCGCCTCGATCTTCGAGAAAGCCAGGTAGGTCCAAGGGCTCGAACAGTCGAAGAAGAATTCCAGCCGCGACATGGCTCCATTCTGTCATCCCCGGGCGCGGGCAGGGTGCCCAAGCGCTCCGCGGGCGAGCCTCACATGCCGGGGCGAAATCCGGTAGAGTGCGGCGCCGAACGGGGAGGGCGCTTGGACGCCATTCGGCACGACATCATCCTGGTCGGCGGCGGCGGAGCGGGCCTGCGGGCGGCGATCGCCGCCGTCGAGGCGAATCCGAAGCTCAGCGTCGCGTGTGTTTCGAAGCTGTATCCGATGCGCAGTCACACCGTGTCGG
This region includes:
- a CDS encoding 2-hydroxychromene-2-carboxylate isomerase, whose amino-acid sequence is MSRLEFFFDCSSPWTYLAFSKIEALCAETRAELSWRPILVGGVFNSVNPSVYEQRAKPVVPKARYYAKDLRDWTRHYGLRIGQPPVFPVNSVKAMRGALWANERGALPPYARAVFETYWGDLEDISQDAVLEKIVSRVGLPRDEYFKAIADARYKDALRANTEELIARGGFGSPTMFVDGDDMYFGNDRLELVRAALLA